One genomic window of Punica granatum isolate Tunisia-2019 chromosome 1, ASM765513v2, whole genome shotgun sequence includes the following:
- the LOC116192753 gene encoding 30S ribosomal protein S9, chloroplastic, translated as MALTVSSLASSLSSLSFSSQVSSKPTALSFPRSTPLSVSLRHRPSSLSITATAAELETADLKKYVKSRLPGGFAAQTIIGTGRRKSAIARVVLQEGTGKVIINNRDAKEYLQGNPLWLQYVKVPLVTLGYESRYDVFVKAHGGGLSGQAQAISLGVARALLKVSEGHKAPLRKEGLLTRDSRVVERKKPGLKKARKAPQFSKR; from the exons ATGGCGCTCACCGTGTCGTCCCTCGCTTCCTCCCTctcctccctctctttctcctccCAGGTCTCCAGCAAGCCCACGGCCCTCTCCTTCCCCCGCTCGACACCCCTCTCCGTTTCGCTCCGGCACCGGCCGTCTTCCCTCTCGATCACCGCCACCGCCGCCGAGCTCGAGACCGCCGACCTCAAGAAGTACGTGAAGTCGCGCCTCCCAGGCGGGTTCGCCGCCCAGACTATTATCGGCACAGGTCGCCGGAAATCCGCCATTGCTAGGGTCGTCCTCCAGGAGGGCACCGGGAAAGTCATCATTAACAACCGTGACGCCAAG GAGTATCTTCAAGGTAACCCATTGTGGCTTCAGTATGTGAAGGTCCCATTAGTGACCCTCGGCTATGAAAGCAGGTATGATGTGTTTGTGAAAGCTCATGGAGGTGGCCTCTCGGGTCAGGCTCAGGCAATTTCCCTTGGCGTTGCTCGTGCTTTGCTTAAGGTGAGCGAGGGCCACAAAGCACCTCTGAGAAAGGAAGGGCTCCTCACCAGGGACTCAAGGGTCGTCGAAAGGAAGAAACCCGGTCTCAAGAAAGCCCGTAAAGCTCCGCAATTTTCCAAGCGTTAA
- the LOC116192754 gene encoding dirigent protein 1, with product MYPRIIFCTTVFLAVLAVILLTLFSPVAHRSKTSRGQTRPWLALSLYIQQPHSPSLPSRPLGPLDGPGALVFHRTLTEGPHNTSRVVGRAQGFIVPTEVFAHSDFNIIYLTFETAEYSGSISVQAKHADDGDREEELTVVGGTGSFAFARGRAVFAQTDHEVTEADTAYHVKLQLRFPDRSQTIPG from the coding sequence ATGTATCCAAGAATCATCTTCTGCACTACAGTCTTCTTAGCCGTATTAGCAGTCATCCTCTTGACCCTCTTCTCACCGGTCGCCCATAGATCGAAGACTTCGAGAGGCCAGACGAGGCCTTGGCTGGCCCTCTCCCTCTACATCCAGCAGCCTCACAGCCCGAGCTTGCCATCACGGCCTCTAGGCCCGCTTGATGGGCCTGGGGCTCTCGTCTTCCACCGGACCCTGACTGAGGGCCCACACAACACCTCCCGGGTCGTTGGTCGGGCTCAGGGCTTCATCGTGCCGACCGAGGTGTTTGCGCACTCGGACTTCAACATCATCTATCTGACATTCGAGACTGCAGAGTACTCGGGCAGCATTAGCGTCCAGGCAAAGCATGCTGATGATGGGGACAGGGAGGAGGAGCTCACGGTGGTAGGCGGGACTGGCTCGTTCGCTTTTGCAAGGGGGAGGGCTGTTTTCGCCCAGACTGACCATGAGGTGACCGAGGCCGACACGGCTTACCATGTGAAGCTTCAGCTGCGGTTCCCTGACCGATCTCAGACTATACCGGGATGA